The genomic window TGTATTCATTTTCAGAATCTTTTAAATTTTGTTCGCTTTTTTCTTTTTCTTCTCTCTTTTTTTTGTAAAGATATTGATTTTCATCGAATTTGTCTCTCAGAGTGTTTAGATTATCCAATATTTCTCTTTTTTGCTTTGTATAAAATTCAAATTTTTCTTGGAAATTTTTCTTTTCCATATTTAATTCAGCTATTTTTAAGTTGATCTCATTTAATTCTTCTTTTTCAACGATATTTTCTTTTTCTATTTTAGACAGTTGATTTTTACTCTTTTCAATAGTTTTTTTGTTTACATCTAATACAGTTTGAATTTCTTTTACACGATCACTATTATTTTTTATTTGATCTTTGTATAGAGAAATTCTTTCATCTGTCTTTTTAAGAGTTTCTTTAAGTTCTTTTTTTCTATTTACATTTGAAGTATATTTGTTATTTTTTAGGTCTTTTTCTATCATTAGCTGGTTTATATTTTCATTGATTTCTTCTAATTCGTTCTTCTTTTCTTTAATATCTATGATCATTTTGGATACTTTTTCTTGTAAATATTTTATATTTTCTTTAGCCTCATCTATCTCAATATCAAGTTCAAAAATTCTATTTTTCCTTTTTATAATAGTTGCCGAATAATCGTTTTTGACTCTTCCACCTGTTATAGCTCCATATCCAGATATAAGCTCTCCGCCAAGAGTTACTATATTGCCTCTAAATGAAGATTTTGAAATTTTAATGGCATTATTAAGCTCATCAACCAAGAGAACGTTAGAAAAGACGTATTTCATTATTTTTTCGTATTTTTTATCAAAATCAATAGTATTAATTAAATAGTCTATCACACCTGGTTCATTTAAAATTTTCTGTGAATATGTGCTTTTTGGGTTCAAGATATCTATTGATAAGAAGGTGATCTTTCCGTAAGAATTAGATTTCAAATAGTCAATATATTCTCTCGTTTTTTTAGAACTTTTAATAACTACATTTTGGAGCTTCCCACCAACAGAAGATGAAACAGCTTCTTCAAATTTTTGGTCAACATTGAAAAGATTAGCTACAACATCTATAACGTTATCATCACTTGAAAATTTTGTAAAAAAATCTTGTACAACCTTTGCAAATCCCTCGTAGTGATTGATTTGAGTTAGCAAAATATTTTTTTCATGATTTAAACTGGAAATTTTTTTCTTGTTATTTTCTATCTCTTCTATGTATAAATCATAATTTTCTTTCATTTTTTTCAAAGAATTGACAATTTCTTGCTTATCATTATATAATTGTTTTTCTTTTTCATTACTTTCAGAAAGCGTGTATTCAATCTCTTCAATTACTTTATCTAAAGAGACTAATTCTTTGTTTAATTTTAAAGATTCATCGTTAAGGTAATTTAACCTTTCATCTTTAGCTTCATTTTCATTTAATTTTTGATTTTTTTCTTTTATTAAATCGTTATTTTCTTTTTCTAACCTATTAATTATAGAGTTTAGTTCATGTAGTTTATTTTCTTCATCATTTATAGTTTTTTTGATTTTTTCTTTGTTCTCTGTTTCTTTTTCAAGATTAATAGTTAATTCTTTTAAATCTTTTTCATACTTATTTTTTAAAGTGCTCGTTTCTTCTAACTTGAATTCTGATTGTTTTATCTTTTCTTTTGTGTCCTCGATTTGCCAATCTATATTTATTATTTCTGTACTTAAATCATTTGTTTTTTTTGTTAGTATTTCTTTTTCATTTTCAATTACAGAGATTCTCTCTCTATAATTGTCTATCAAATCAGAGTTTTTGGCTATTGTTTCGTCAAAATTAGTTATTTCTTCTTTTAAAGATTTGTATTCCCTCTCGACTTCAAAAGATTTTCTCAAAATATTATTTCTATATTCTTGATTTTCTTGTATTTTTTCTTCAGAATATTTAATTGATTTATTAATTTTATTTCTTTGAGCACCAAAGTACTTTTTCCCTATTACTTTTATCTCTTCTTTGTACTTTAAATAACTTTTTGCCCTACCAGCCCTGTTAGAAAGAGATCTTAGCCTTCTTTCAGTAACAAATAATAAATCTTCCAACCTTTCAAGATTTTCACTGGTTTTTTCTAATAGTTTTAAGGTGTTTTCTTTTTTAGTAATGTATTCTCCTATATCTGAAGCATCTAAAATTATTTGTCTTAACTGTTCTGGGGAAGAATTTACTATTTCACTAACTTGTCCTTGTGAAATTATTGAATAAAATTGTTTTCCAACACCCTTGTTAGAAAAAATATCATGTATATCTTTTAATGTACAGATTTTATTATTGATATAGTATTTATTAGAAGAATTTTTTTCATATTTTTTTGCTATTTTAATTATTTCTTTGTTATCAGCTTCAAAAATCATTTCAACTTTTGCGTAATTAGAAGCTTTTTTTGTATCTGTGCCGGCGAAAACGACATCATTTGAATCTGATATTCTCATCTGTTTACCAGATTGCTCACCTAATAACCACCTTATGGCATCAACTATATTTGATTTGCCAGAACCATTTGGACCCACTATTGCGATAATGTTTTTATCCAAGTTAAAAATAGTTTTTTTAGCAAAACTTTTAAATCCCTCTACCTCCAAAGATAACATTTTCATTTTAAATGCCCCCGGACTCTTTCATCCTACTGTTTATCGCCGAAACAACTTCATTTATATTTTTACCCTTTTGAAGGGCCCTAAACATTACCCCAATTGCTCTCATATCCATGTAAGAATACCATCTTGGTGAACCTTTTTCCATGGAGTGATTTCTCAAAAGATAACTTGGGTGAAAAGTTACAAATGTTTTTATATTTCCATACCAATCGTAGAATTTTCCTCTTGATTCGCTAATTTTCTTTTTGTTTGTAAAATATGACATTGAAGTTGCGCCTAAAGTTACTATTACTTTTGGTTTAATAACTAACATTTGAGATTCAAGGTATTGAATACAAGATTTCATTTCATCATCAGTAGGAACTCTGTTTTTGGGAGGTCTACATTTCACAATATTTGATATATATATATCATTTCTATTTATACCTGCCCAATCTTTAAGCATTTTATCTAACAGCTTGCCTGCTCTGCCGACAAAGGGTCTGCCTGATGAATCTTCATCTGCGCCAGGACCTTCACCAATAAAAACTAAAGGAGAATCAACATTTCCTTCTCCGGGTACAACATTATTTCTTGTTAAATGCAAAGAACATTTTTCACATTTTGAAATAGTTTTTTTTATAGCTTCAAGTTCTGTATTTTTATTTATAATTATTCACTCCTTTACATTAATCCAAATTCAAATCCTTGATCACTATATTTTACATTTTTATCTGGTATATAGTTAATAAAAAAAGTAAAAGAAAATCCAGAAACTTTAAAATTGGGAAGTAGCGTTAAAGCTGGGTCATTCGTATTATTAGGGCTATATGCTTTTAGATTTAATGTCCAACAAACTATTTTTTTCTGTATTTCAAAAACATCAAAAGAAAAATCTTTGGTTATGCCATTATACTTTATCCCAAACTTTCCAAATTCTGACTCATCAGAATTTTCAATTTGTATAGA from Geotoga petraea includes these protein-coding regions:
- the smc gene encoding chromosome segregation protein SMC, giving the protein MKMLSLEVEGFKSFAKKTIFNLDKNIIAIVGPNGSGKSNIVDAIRWLLGEQSGKQMRISDSNDVVFAGTDTKKASNYAKVEMIFEADNKEIIKIAKKYEKNSSNKYYINNKICTLKDIHDIFSNKGVGKQFYSIISQGQVSEIVNSSPEQLRQIILDASDIGEYITKKENTLKLLEKTSENLERLEDLLFVTERRLRSLSNRAGRAKSYLKYKEEIKVIGKKYFGAQRNKINKSIKYSEEKIQENQEYRNNILRKSFEVEREYKSLKEEITNFDETIAKNSDLIDNYRERISVIENEKEILTKKTNDLSTEIINIDWQIEDTKEKIKQSEFKLEETSTLKNKYEKDLKELTINLEKETENKEKIKKTINDEENKLHELNSIINRLEKENNDLIKEKNQKLNENEAKDERLNYLNDESLKLNKELVSLDKVIEEIEYTLSESNEKEKQLYNDKQEIVNSLKKMKENYDLYIEEIENNKKKISSLNHEKNILLTQINHYEGFAKVVQDFFTKFSSDDNVIDVVANLFNVDQKFEEAVSSSVGGKLQNVVIKSSKKTREYIDYLKSNSYGKITFLSIDILNPKSTYSQKILNEPGVIDYLINTIDFDKKYEKIMKYVFSNVLLVDELNNAIKISKSSFRGNIVTLGGELISGYGAITGGRVKNDYSATIIKRKNRIFELDIEIDEAKENIKYLQEKVSKMIIDIKEKKNELEEINENINQLMIEKDLKNNKYTSNVNRKKELKETLKKTDERISLYKDQIKNNSDRVKEIQTVLDVNKKTIEKSKNQLSKIEKENIVEKEELNEINLKIAELNMEKKNFQEKFEFYTKQKREILDNLNTLRDKFDENQYLYKKKREEKEKSEQNLKDSENEYNSLNNEITNIFEKMKNSRIGKNEKFNKLEQKENEKNELKDKLSEINNNNQELKHKIENLKNERQYLIERAENVDISEDEFEIKELSDDEIKSLKFNFDELQQKLKNLGSVDLTVLEEYNEVNEEYNSKKEEKEDIEESITSLKNSINQLDEFAENKYSNFHAALNEEFGKYIQSLFPNGYGELRLIGEGFSFEKGIQISVKKSGRKFQKLSLFSGGEKALIAIAFLFAMMSLNPSPFYILDEIDAPLDDINASKISELINDNAEKSQFLMITHNKLVMEIADVFHGITMKGGITRVVPVDFKELQA
- a CDS encoding uracil-DNA glycosylase, yielding MIINKNTELEAIKKTISKCEKCSLHLTRNNVVPGEGNVDSPLVFIGEGPGADEDSSGRPFVGRAGKLLDKMLKDWAGINRNDIYISNIVKCRPPKNRVPTDDEMKSCIQYLESQMLVIKPKVIVTLGATSMSYFTNKKKISESRGKFYDWYGNIKTFVTFHPSYLLRNHSMEKGSPRWYSYMDMRAIGVMFRALQKGKNINEVVSAINSRMKESGGI